One stretch of Novosphingobium pentaromativorans US6-1 DNA includes these proteins:
- a CDS encoding YihY/virulence factor BrkB family protein: MSGFHELGLLSAGLAFYCFLALTPLIAATVMIYGLIGDVDTVRSQMERIAKVVPPEAAHILEQQLMQIVSTSSGVTGLALFIALFFAIFGGMRAANGMISALNIINEEHETRGILSTMMRAAWLTLAGVMIALTGVLAGGIFAWLQTQTKVYLGGSTQMLFKALTWAAAVALGSAGFALIMRYGPDRRPAKWRWLTPGALLATLLWIAVSFGFSLYVAYISDYNATYGSLSAIVVFLMWLFLSAYGALLGALLNAEIERQTFRDTTIGPERPPGERGAILADVIDSTIPSVSELEGRKRRRGDIARHQAD; the protein is encoded by the coding sequence ATGAGCGGCTTTCACGAACTGGGCCTGCTCTCCGCCGGACTGGCCTTCTATTGCTTCCTTGCCCTCACGCCCCTGATCGCAGCCACTGTGATGATCTACGGCCTGATCGGCGATGTCGATACCGTCAGAAGCCAGATGGAACGAATCGCCAAGGTGGTTCCGCCCGAAGCGGCGCATATCCTGGAACAGCAGCTCATGCAGATCGTCTCGACCAGCTCCGGCGTGACCGGGCTGGCGCTTTTCATAGCGCTGTTCTTCGCGATCTTCGGCGGCATGCGCGCGGCCAACGGAATGATCAGTGCGCTCAACATCATCAACGAGGAACATGAAACGCGCGGCATCTTGTCGACGATGATGCGGGCTGCCTGGCTGACACTCGCCGGCGTGATGATTGCGCTGACCGGCGTGCTGGCCGGAGGCATCTTCGCCTGGCTGCAGACGCAGACCAAAGTCTATCTCGGCGGCTCGACACAAATGCTCTTCAAGGCCCTGACCTGGGCAGCCGCCGTAGCGCTGGGCAGCGCAGGATTTGCGCTGATCATGCGCTACGGGCCTGACCGCCGCCCCGCCAAATGGCGCTGGCTGACGCCTGGCGCCCTGCTTGCCACGTTGCTGTGGATCGCGGTGTCCTTCGGCTTCTCCCTCTATGTCGCCTACATCAGCGACTACAATGCGACGTACGGCTCGCTCTCGGCCATCGTGGTCTTCCTGATGTGGCTGTTCCTCTCCGCTTACGGCGCGCTGCTCGGCGCGCTTCTCAACGCCGAGATCGAACGGCAGACCTTCCGCGATACGACGATCGGACCGGAACGTCCCCCGGGCGAGCGCGGGGCGATCCTCGCCGATGTCATCGACAGTACCATTCCTTCGGTGAGCGAACTGGAAGGGCGCAAGCGTCGACGCGGCGACATTGCCCGCCATCAGGCGGACTGA
- the ribB gene encoding 3,4-dihydroxy-2-butanone-4-phosphate synthase, which translates to MSGNIIEQVRKLVTEGGMSKAGLARAAGLHANTLRDCTEPDWNPTADTLGKLERVLFSNDDRQVLVPIEEIIEEARNGRMFVLVDDEDRENEGDLVIPAQMATPSAINFMATHGRGLICLSLTSERVSQLGLDLMSQNNGTRHETAFTTSIEAREGVTTGISAGDRARTVSVAIDGTKGKDDIVTPGHIFPLRARDGGVLVRAGHTEAAVDISRLAGLNPSGVICEIMRDDGTMARMDDLMTFARMHDLKIGTIRDLIAYRRRHDRLVETKNELVFNSRYGGQWVARSFGNKATGVETIALIKGRIDPSKPTLVRMHTLSVFSDVLGEDSEERGELLHRSMEMIAGEGAGVIVIINRPMDRLMSRIMEIKQEARAGRTPDLEELRDYGVGAQILAELGIHDMILLTNTHHSLVALEGYGLNIVSERAIPAHPTEGAN; encoded by the coding sequence ATGTCTGGCAACATAATCGAACAAGTCCGCAAGCTCGTGACCGAGGGCGGAATGAGCAAGGCGGGCCTCGCCCGCGCCGCCGGCCTCCACGCCAACACCCTGCGCGATTGCACCGAGCCGGACTGGAACCCCACCGCCGATACGCTGGGCAAGCTCGAACGCGTCCTCTTCTCCAACGACGACCGGCAGGTCCTCGTGCCGATCGAGGAAATCATCGAGGAGGCCCGCAACGGCCGCATGTTCGTCCTCGTCGACGACGAGGACCGCGAGAATGAGGGCGATCTCGTCATTCCCGCGCAGATGGCGACCCCCTCGGCGATCAACTTCATGGCCACCCATGGCCGCGGTCTGATCTGCCTCTCGCTCACCAGCGAGCGTGTCAGCCAGCTCGGCCTCGACCTGATGAGCCAAAACAACGGCACGCGCCACGAGACCGCATTCACCACCTCGATCGAGGCGCGCGAAGGCGTCACCACCGGGATTTCCGCCGGCGACCGCGCGCGCACCGTCAGCGTCGCGATCGACGGAACCAAGGGCAAGGACGACATCGTCACCCCGGGCCACATCTTTCCGCTGCGCGCGCGCGACGGCGGCGTACTCGTCCGGGCCGGCCACACCGAAGCCGCGGTCGACATCTCCCGCCTCGCCGGCCTCAACCCCTCGGGCGTGATCTGCGAGATCATGCGCGACGACGGCACCATGGCGCGCATGGACGACCTGATGACCTTCGCGCGCATGCATGACCTCAAGATCGGCACGATCCGCGACCTCATCGCCTATCGCCGCAGGCACGACCGCCTCGTGGAAACCAAGAACGAGCTGGTGTTCAACAGCCGTTACGGCGGGCAGTGGGTCGCGCGCAGCTTCGGCAACAAGGCCACCGGCGTCGAGACCATTGCCCTGATCAAGGGCCGTATCGATCCGTCAAAGCCGACGCTGGTGCGCATGCACACCCTCTCGGTCTTCTCCGACGTCCTCGGCGAAGACTCCGAAGAACGCGGCGAACTCCTGCATCGCTCGATGGAAATGATTGCCGGTGAAGGCGCCGGCGTCATCGTCATCATCAACCGCCCGATGGACAGGTTGATGTCGCGCATCATGGAAATCAAGCAGGAAGCGCGGGCCGGACGCACGCCCGACCTCGAGGAACTGCGCGACTACGGCGTCGGGGCGCAGATCCTTGCCGAACTGGGCATCCATGACATGATCCTGCTGACCAACACCCACCATTCGCTCGTCGCGCTGGAAGGCTATGGCCTCAACATCGTGAGCGAACGCGCCATTCCCGCGCATCCAACCGAAGGAGCGAATTGA
- a CDS encoding autotransporter assembly complex protein TamA: MATGVAHAQVSSGAGHSPAQPSAQAGDAAGSTGDIDLEAGKVPVPAPPADVTLPELDPVIGDDEFNSTVPVLDEADDPELDKPLESIEAFERRLAADQADAKPGEGQEAPLGDPDLADHDRAEEIGDAPVRDAELTAPLPPLDRFEVTPVEFDRNADEEKQDVEVAYKVSIEGLEAADDETGVNLKSQFNGLSALRKGDGKAANIAMISARLTEDSELLQNILAAQGWYLARVRTRIDRGTQGDGQPLQAVLTVRPGKRYVFSDIVIKADPTVPPHLIEDNVALKPGEPIVADRVQGTEAQIAVALPEHGYPFAAVGERDILLDRQTGEGVYTLPVDIGPRGRFGGITTDGDLAFDAHHIEVLSRFKRGDLFDSRKVDDLRKALIATSLFSTVSVEPKKTGEAAGEGTEYVDLHVKQDAGPPRTIAGSLGFAAGEGITAKASWTHRNFFPPEGALIANAVAGTRQQGVGVTFRRSNAGKRDRTLEVVAEAFHNDYDAYSAYTGRLAAKIGRDSTPIWQKKYTYAFGVELLATSETDFDAATGDRSRRTFYIAGVNGQVGFDRTDSLLDPTKGYRLTALVQPETTVNKGFNPYVRARLDASAYYPISDQLVVAGRMRLGTIQGVGLFDIAPSRRLYAGGGGSVRGFAYQKLGEQAPDGDPVGGRSLNEASAELRYRFGNYGIVGFIDAGQAYRETMPQFSDLRYGVGIGGRFYTNFGPIRLDVATPLARRPGESRINIYVSIGQAF, translated from the coding sequence ATGGCAACAGGCGTTGCGCATGCCCAGGTCTCGTCAGGCGCTGGACACTCTCCGGCGCAGCCTTCCGCGCAAGCTGGCGATGCAGCCGGATCCACTGGCGATATCGATCTGGAAGCCGGAAAGGTTCCCGTTCCCGCGCCTCCGGCTGACGTGACCTTGCCGGAACTCGATCCGGTCATCGGCGACGACGAGTTCAATTCCACGGTCCCCGTGCTCGATGAGGCCGACGATCCCGAACTGGACAAGCCACTGGAATCGATCGAGGCCTTCGAGCGCCGCTTGGCGGCGGATCAGGCCGATGCGAAGCCCGGCGAGGGGCAGGAGGCTCCGCTGGGCGATCCGGACCTTGCCGACCATGACCGGGCCGAGGAAATCGGCGATGCGCCCGTGCGCGATGCAGAACTGACTGCCCCTTTGCCACCGCTCGACCGGTTCGAGGTGACGCCGGTCGAATTCGATCGCAATGCCGACGAGGAGAAGCAGGACGTCGAGGTCGCCTACAAGGTGAGCATCGAGGGACTGGAAGCCGCGGACGACGAGACGGGGGTCAATCTCAAGAGCCAGTTCAACGGTCTTTCCGCGCTCAGGAAGGGCGATGGCAAGGCCGCCAATATCGCGATGATCTCGGCGCGCCTGACCGAGGACAGCGAGTTGCTGCAGAACATTCTCGCGGCCCAAGGCTGGTATTTGGCGCGCGTGCGCACCCGCATCGATCGCGGTACCCAGGGTGACGGCCAGCCGCTTCAGGCCGTACTGACGGTCCGCCCCGGCAAGCGCTATGTCTTCTCCGACATCGTCATCAAGGCCGATCCCACCGTGCCGCCCCACCTGATCGAGGACAATGTCGCGCTGAAGCCGGGCGAGCCGATCGTCGCCGATCGCGTGCAGGGTACGGAGGCGCAGATTGCCGTGGCCTTGCCTGAACACGGTTATCCCTTCGCAGCTGTGGGCGAGCGCGACATCCTGCTCGATCGGCAGACCGGCGAAGGGGTTTACACGCTGCCCGTCGACATCGGTCCGCGCGGCCGCTTCGGCGGGATCACCACCGACGGCGACCTCGCTTTCGATGCCCACCACATCGAGGTCCTCAGTCGGTTCAAGCGCGGGGATCTGTTCGACAGCCGGAAGGTCGACGACCTGCGCAAGGCGCTGATCGCGACGAGCCTGTTCTCCACGGTCTCGGTCGAACCGAAGAAGACCGGCGAAGCAGCCGGGGAGGGCACCGAATACGTCGATCTCCATGTGAAGCAGGATGCAGGCCCGCCGCGCACCATTGCCGGATCGCTGGGTTTTGCCGCTGGCGAGGGTATCACGGCCAAGGCGAGCTGGACCCACCGCAATTTCTTCCCGCCCGAAGGCGCGCTAATTGCCAATGCCGTAGCCGGTACGCGCCAGCAGGGTGTGGGCGTCACTTTCCGCCGCTCCAATGCAGGCAAGCGCGATCGCACGCTGGAAGTGGTCGCCGAGGCCTTCCACAACGATTATGATGCGTACAGCGCCTATACCGGACGCCTCGCGGCCAAGATCGGGCGCGATTCCACGCCGATCTGGCAGAAGAAATACACTTATGCCTTCGGCGTGGAACTGCTTGCCACTTCCGAGACCGATTTCGACGCGGCTACCGGAGACCGGTCGCGCCGCACGTTCTACATTGCCGGCGTGAACGGACAGGTCGGCTTCGACCGGACCGACAGCCTCCTCGACCCGACGAAGGGCTATCGCCTGACTGCGCTGGTCCAGCCTGAGACGACCGTGAACAAGGGATTCAACCCTTACGTGCGTGCGCGACTGGATGCCTCGGCCTATTACCCGATCTCCGATCAGTTGGTGGTTGCAGGGCGGATGAGACTGGGCACGATCCAGGGCGTAGGGCTTTTCGACATTGCGCCGTCCCGGCGTCTCTATGCCGGCGGCGGCGGTTCGGTTCGCGGCTTCGCCTACCAGAAGCTGGGCGAGCAGGCTCCCGACGGTGATCCGGTCGGCGGGCGCAGCCTCAACGAGGCATCTGCCGAGCTGCGCTATCGCTTCGGCAATTACGGTATTGTCGGCTTCATCGATGCCGGGCAGGCTTATCGCGAGACCATGCCCCAGTTCTCCGACTTGCGGTACGGCGTCGGCATCGGCGGCCGCTTCTATACGAACTTCGGTCCGATCCGGCTGGACGTTGCAACGCCGCTGGCGCGCCGTCCCGGGGAATCGCGGATCAATATCTACGTTTCGATCGGACAGGCGTTCTGA
- a CDS encoding MEKHLA domain-containing protein → MSITETEDVPEIYREPRRAERIALLASSYRRLLGRDLIAPCDDVVAGLWNAPFALLAHGTETDPVFFFGNACALAAFESDVSSFTAMPSRLSAEAPLREERQALLDRVTAQGFIDDYAGVRITAKGRRFRIGPAVVWNLIDEEGRVQGQAATFVP, encoded by the coding sequence GTGTCGATAACGGAAACGGAAGATGTCCCTGAGATCTATCGCGAACCCCGCCGCGCAGAGCGGATCGCGCTGCTTGCTTCCAGTTACCGGCGCTTGCTTGGCCGGGACCTGATTGCACCGTGCGACGATGTGGTGGCCGGTCTTTGGAATGCGCCGTTCGCACTGCTTGCCCATGGTACCGAGACCGATCCGGTCTTTTTCTTCGGCAATGCCTGTGCGTTGGCGGCATTCGAGAGCGACGTTTCGAGTTTTACGGCGATGCCCTCGCGCCTTTCCGCCGAGGCTCCCTTGCGCGAGGAGCGACAGGCGCTGCTCGACCGGGTCACGGCGCAAGGATTCATCGATGACTATGCCGGGGTGCGCATCACGGCAAAGGGGCGTCGGTTTCGGATCGGGCCGGCGGTCGTGTGGAACCTGATCGACGAGGAAGGGCGCGTTCAGGGGCAGGCAGCGACATTCGTTCCATGA
- a CDS encoding kinase, with the protein MSKADPRVVAAVMSQIDAALGESARRPVVIGLCGAQGSGKTTLARAVLASCTGKGLRAAALSIDDIYLTRAERAELARSVHPLLATRGVPGTHDVGLGLRVMDALERGEAARLPRFDKARDDRAAMSEWPSAPEACEVLIFEGWCVGAAPQREEDLAAPVNGLEEREDADGRWRRYVNAAMAGRYASLFARLDRLVLIAAPDFAVVYAWRLEQERDLARSAPSGGALMDEAGISRFISHYERLTRHILQEMPARADLVILLDEQRRPVCIESGQSA; encoded by the coding sequence ATGAGCAAGGCCGATCCGCGCGTCGTGGCGGCGGTGATGAGCCAGATCGATGCGGCTCTTGGCGAATCCGCTCGTCGGCCGGTGGTGATTGGGCTGTGCGGCGCGCAGGGGAGCGGCAAGACGACTCTGGCCAGGGCTGTTCTAGCCTCTTGCACGGGCAAGGGGCTGCGCGCCGCCGCGCTTTCCATCGACGACATCTACCTCACCCGTGCAGAGCGAGCGGAACTTGCCCGTTCGGTGCATCCGCTACTGGCCACGCGAGGCGTTCCCGGGACACATGACGTGGGCCTGGGCCTGCGGGTCATGGATGCGCTGGAAAGGGGCGAGGCGGCGCGCCTGCCCCGCTTCGACAAGGCAAGGGACGATCGCGCGGCAATGTCCGAATGGCCGAGTGCACCCGAGGCTTGCGAGGTCCTGATCTTCGAAGGCTGGTGCGTAGGCGCCGCTCCCCAGCGCGAAGAGGACCTCGCAGCACCAGTGAACGGCCTCGAAGAACGCGAGGATGCAGACGGACGCTGGCGGCGCTACGTCAATGCCGCAATGGCAGGAAGGTACGCGTCCTTGTTCGCAAGGCTCGACCGCCTCGTCCTGATCGCGGCGCCGGACTTCGCAGTCGTGTATGCCTGGCGACTGGAGCAGGAGCGGGATCTGGCCCGGTCCGCCCCTTCGGGAGGGGCTCTCATGGACGAGGCAGGTATCTCCCGCTTCATCAGTCATTACGAGCGCTTGACTCGGCATATCCTCCAGGAAATGCCCGCACGCGCGGATCTGGTCATTCTCCTGGACGAGCAGCGCCGTCCGGTCTGCATCGAAAGCGGTCAGTCCGCCTGA
- a CDS encoding PilZ domain-containing protein, which yields MKEIADCDRLNRRLTVLLHGRCRQSSWQVFDVELGDISEGGCCVIGNADRFAQGQHVSLRFATLRNVEGSVRWLREDRIGVEFRKPIKARVIEELAASFGLPETRSAPAGNARAESGLGSTLTVSKR from the coding sequence ATGAAAGAGATTGCCGACTGCGATCGCCTCAACCGGCGGTTGACCGTTCTGCTGCATGGCCGTTGCCGCCAGTCCAGCTGGCAGGTCTTCGATGTCGAGTTGGGCGACATTTCGGAAGGCGGCTGCTGCGTGATCGGCAATGCGGATCGCTTCGCGCAGGGCCAGCATGTTTCCTTGCGCTTCGCGACCCTTCGCAATGTCGAAGGTTCCGTGCGATGGCTGCGCGAAGACCGGATCGGCGTGGAGTTCCGCAAGCCGATCAAGGCCCGCGTGATCGAGGAACTGGCGGCGAGCTTCGGCCTGCCTGAAACGCGCTCGGCGCCTGCCGGCAATGCCCGGGCGGAATCGGGGCTTGGCAGCACACTGACCGTCAGCAAGCGATAG
- a CDS encoding translocation/assembly module TamB domain-containing protein — protein MAENDDIPAETPPPAMEEAVVIERPSLLQRAKVRALKTVVLIGIGIVALAVLVIFGIDTGPGRRFVADQIAALEFENGMKILVGRIEGSLYGKMTLHDLSVRDPKGEFLFSPEIHVDWNPFDYFSNHVNVRSATAQRMILRRAPQFRETPPSDAPLLPDLDIDVGAMRVDNFVFEPAVSGERRIMSFAGKVHIADGRAQVDTKGATIAIAGKEGGDRFDLSLDAVPKQNRLGIGLDLDAPTGGVIASLAGLTQPLTLEVNGKGTWAAWNGKLAANYGTGDLARLDLTARDGTFAIKGPTRFARMFSGPTANLLGPVTSIDVKAVLADRRANVSGMISSDTFNLTPNGLVDLSDNSFEDFKLAFVLLKPSALAKNLSGAGTRAILTLDGAFTAPRVGYRISASRLVMNDMGLQGFVAEGAARVDAGKIMIPVSARVERITGLDTVAGGTLPNVRLNGDLAIDGARILSDNMRLRSDRIDAGLILVADVGKGLYTGAIDGKIDNYRLASVGIFNIRTDMDLESKGNGFALDGTVRAQSTRLLNDSLKGYLGGNFAAASHVNYGTDGVVRFSNLQMTAPDLKVRGGRGFWSPDGRISLVADGTSDRYGAIGVRVAGTIADPDAHITADKPNLGIGLANLDARVTGARGGYNLALTGDTDYGPLKADVTLGMGQAMSLQINEANLSGVAFAGKLGQTRSGPFAGELTATGNGVNGVLTLSAERKYQAIDFNLRAQDSTFAGPANLTIRSAIIDGRAVLYDQPSLVADAQISGTRMGALRIAVARALIDYRNGRGKAKAMLEGYSGVPFKLALNGDLQPDVWRIALDGKVRGQSVKTTSPARILPKEDGYELLPTKLAFGGGSAKIAGTYGAGMKLQSRLENIDMTMLNAFLPGYGFGGSASGSLDFAQADPAAFPRADARLTLNNFTRTSSDIVSQPVDINFVGKLLADGGEARAVFRRSGSVIGRMVASLRPLPPGSGPWTERLLDAPLGGGIRYNGPADTLFSFAGMSGQTLSGPMGLAADFSCKLSDPCLNGIVRGKDLVYENQTYGTRLSKLNFAGKFDGNRMELESLSAKAGDGTLSANGFVSLAADQGYPMDISVELEKARLARSSSISASATGNLRLSKQAGEDALLSGVLRLPETRYQIVREGSAEVPRLTGVRFKPRRGPERITGDEPAEPISSMFSRLRLDLRMRAPEKLYVSGMGLESEWKANFTIGGTSAAPTMAGDVELIRGTLGFAGRSFELTQGVISFNGGRTIDPAVAITAQESIDDVDVTVEVGGRAYSPQITFSSTPSLPQDEVLSRILFGSSIANLSAIQAVQLASSLNSLNSTGGGLNPLGQLRSATGIDRLRILGADEASGRGTALAAGQYLTDDVYVELITDARGFTATQLEVSVTKWLSVLSQAGGSGVNSVNLRIKKNY, from the coding sequence ATGGCGGAAAACGACGACATTCCCGCCGAAACGCCCCCTCCGGCCATGGAAGAAGCGGTCGTGATCGAACGGCCCTCGCTGTTGCAGCGCGCCAAGGTGCGCGCGCTCAAGACCGTTGTGCTGATCGGCATCGGCATCGTGGCGCTTGCGGTCCTGGTGATCTTCGGCATCGATACCGGACCGGGGCGGCGTTTCGTCGCCGACCAGATAGCCGCTCTCGAATTCGAGAACGGCATGAAGATCTTGGTCGGGCGGATCGAGGGCTCGCTCTATGGCAAGATGACCCTGCACGATCTGTCGGTGCGCGATCCCAAGGGCGAGTTCCTGTTCTCGCCCGAGATCCACGTCGACTGGAATCCCTTCGACTATTTCAGCAATCACGTGAACGTGCGCAGCGCCACGGCACAGCGCATGATCCTGCGCCGGGCGCCGCAGTTTCGCGAGACGCCGCCCAGTGATGCGCCCTTGCTGCCGGATCTCGATATCGACGTGGGCGCGATGCGCGTCGACAATTTCGTCTTCGAGCCGGCGGTATCGGGCGAGCGGCGGATCATGTCGTTCGCCGGTAAGGTGCACATCGCCGACGGCAGGGCACAAGTGGACACCAAGGGCGCGACGATCGCGATTGCCGGCAAGGAGGGGGGAGATCGCTTCGATCTCTCGCTGGATGCCGTGCCGAAGCAGAACCGTCTGGGCATCGGCCTGGATCTCGACGCGCCGACGGGAGGCGTGATCGCCTCACTGGCTGGGCTGACGCAGCCGCTGACGCTCGAAGTCAACGGCAAGGGCACATGGGCCGCCTGGAACGGCAAGCTCGCCGCGAACTATGGAACCGGGGATCTCGCGCGGCTGGATCTCACTGCGCGCGACGGAACTTTCGCGATCAAGGGACCGACCCGCTTTGCACGCATGTTCAGCGGGCCGACCGCGAACCTGCTCGGTCCAGTCACCAGTATCGACGTAAAGGCAGTGCTGGCGGACCGGCGCGCGAACGTGTCGGGCATGATTTCCAGCGACACGTTCAACCTCACCCCCAATGGCCTCGTTGACCTTTCGGACAACAGCTTCGAGGACTTCAAACTGGCTTTCGTGCTGCTCAAGCCTTCTGCCCTGGCGAAGAACCTGAGCGGAGCGGGCACTCGCGCTATCCTGACGCTGGACGGAGCCTTCACCGCGCCCAGGGTCGGCTATCGCATCAGCGCGAGCCGGCTGGTAATGAACGACATGGGCCTGCAGGGCTTTGTCGCAGAAGGCGCCGCGCGGGTTGACGCGGGCAAGATCATGATCCCTGTTTCGGCGCGGGTCGAGCGGATCACCGGCCTCGATACGGTGGCCGGCGGGACATTGCCCAATGTCCGCCTCAACGGCGATCTGGCGATAGACGGGGCGCGCATCCTGTCCGACAACATGCGGCTGCGCTCCGATCGTATCGATGCCGGGCTGATCCTTGTCGCCGATGTCGGCAAGGGGCTCTACACCGGCGCCATCGACGGCAAGATCGACAATTATCGCCTTGCCAGCGTGGGCATCTTCAACATCCGCACCGACATGGACCTCGAAAGCAAGGGGAACGGCTTTGCCCTGGACGGTACGGTGCGGGCACAATCGACGCGCCTGCTGAACGACAGCCTCAAGGGCTATCTCGGCGGCAATTTCGCAGCGGCCTCGCACGTGAATTACGGCACCGATGGCGTCGTGCGCTTCTCCAACCTGCAGATGACCGCGCCGGACCTCAAGGTGCGCGGCGGCCGTGGCTTCTGGTCGCCTGACGGGCGCATTTCCCTCGTCGCCGATGGGACCTCGGATCGCTACGGAGCGATCGGCGTTCGCGTGGCCGGGACGATTGCCGATCCTGACGCCCATATCACGGCGGACAAGCCCAACCTCGGCATCGGCCTCGCCAATCTCGATGCGCGGGTGACCGGTGCGCGGGGCGGCTATAACCTAGCCCTGACCGGCGATACCGACTACGGCCCGCTCAAGGCCGATGTCACGCTGGGCATGGGGCAGGCGATGTCCCTGCAGATCAACGAGGCCAATCTTTCCGGCGTCGCCTTCGCAGGCAAGCTCGGCCAGACCCGCAGTGGCCCCTTTGCCGGTGAGCTGACTGCCACAGGCAACGGTGTGAACGGGGTTCTGACCCTCTCGGCCGAGCGGAAATACCAGGCCATCGACTTCAACCTGCGCGCGCAGGATTCGACTTTCGCCGGCCCTGCGAACCTGACGATCCGTTCCGCCATCATCGACGGGCGCGCGGTCCTCTACGATCAGCCCAGTCTGGTGGCCGACGCCCAGATTTCCGGAACCCGTATGGGGGCGCTTCGCATCGCCGTGGCGCGCGCGCTGATCGATTACCGTAATGGCCGGGGCAAGGCGAAAGCGATGCTCGAAGGCTATAGCGGCGTACCCTTCAAGCTGGCGCTGAACGGTGACCTGCAGCCCGATGTCTGGCGCATCGCGCTTGACGGCAAGGTTCGCGGTCAGAGCGTCAAGACCACGTCGCCTGCCAGGATCCTGCCGAAGGAAGACGGATACGAACTCTTGCCGACCAAGCTGGCCTTCGGCGGTGGCTCGGCCAAGATCGCGGGCACCTATGGCGCCGGCATGAAGCTGCAGAGCCGTCTTGAGAACATCGACATGACCATGCTCAATGCTTTCCTGCCCGGGTATGGCTTCGGCGGTTCGGCGAGCGGCAGTCTCGACTTTGCGCAGGCCGATCCCGCCGCATTTCCTCGTGCCGATGCGCGCCTGACGCTCAACAACTTTACCCGCACCAGTTCGGACATCGTCAGCCAGCCTGTCGACATCAATTTCGTCGGCAAGCTCCTGGCTGACGGCGGTGAGGCGAGGGCGGTGTTCCGGCGCAGTGGTTCCGTCATCGGGCGCATGGTCGCAAGCCTGCGGCCCTTGCCGCCCGGCAGCGGCCCGTGGACCGAGCGCTTGCTCGATGCCCCGCTGGGCGGCGGTATCCGATACAACGGCCCGGCCGATACCCTGTTCTCGTTCGCGGGAATGTCGGGGCAGACCCTCAGCGGCCCGATGGGGCTGGCGGCCGACTTCTCCTGCAAGCTTTCCGATCCCTGCCTGAACGGCATCGTGCGCGGCAAGGATCTTGTCTACGAAAACCAGACATACGGCACGCGGCTGTCCAAGCTCAATTTTGCGGGCAAGTTCGACGGCAACCGGATGGAACTGGAATCGCTGAGCGCCAAGGCAGGCGATGGCACGTTGAGCGCAAACGGCTTTGTCAGCCTGGCCGCCGACCAGGGCTATCCGATGGACATCTCGGTTGAGCTGGAAAAAGCGCGGCTAGCGCGCAGCAGTTCCATTTCCGCCAGCGCGACCGGCAACCTGCGCCTGAGCAAGCAGGCCGGAGAGGATGCGCTTCTTTCCGGCGTCCTGCGACTTCCCGAAACGCGCTACCAGATCGTGCGAGAAGGCTCGGCCGAAGTGCCGCGGCTGACCGGAGTGCGCTTCAAGCCGCGGCGCGGCCCGGAACGCATTACCGGTGACGAGCCCGCTGAACCGATCTCGTCGATGTTCTCCAGGCTACGCCTCGACTTGCGCATGCGTGCGCCGGAAAAGCTCTATGTTTCGGGCATGGGGCTTGAGTCCGAGTGGAAGGCGAACTTCACCATCGGCGGTACCAGTGCGGCGCCGACGATGGCCGGCGACGTTGAACTGATCCGCGGTACGCTCGGGTTCGCTGGACGCTCGTTCGAACTGACCCAAGGCGTGATCTCGTTCAACGGCGGAAGGACCATCGATCCCGCGGTGGCGATCACCGCGCAGGAATCGATCGACGATGTCGACGTGACCGTGGAAGTGGGCGGCAGGGCCTACAGCCCGCAAATCACTTTCAGCTCGACGCCCAGCCTGCCGCAGGACGAGGTGCTCTCGCGCATTCTGTTCGGCAGCTCCATCGCCAACCTTTCGGCGATCCAGGCGGTACAGCTGGCATCCTCGCTCAACTCTCTCAACTCAACCGGGGGCGGGCTCAATCCGCTCGGGCAACTGCGCTCGGCCACGGGGATCGACCGCCTGCGCATCCTGGGTGCGGACGAGGCATCGGGCCGGGGTACGGCTCTGGCGGCAGGTCAGTATCTGACCGACGACGTCTATGTCGAACTGATCACCGATGCGCGCGGCTTTACCGCGACGCAGCTCGAGGTCAGCGTGACCAAGTGGCTATCGGTGCTGAGTCAGGCTGGCGGTTCGGGCGTCAACAGCGTGAACCTGCGCATCAAGAAGAACTATTGA